TCGGCGGTCTCGGATGCGGCGAGCCCGGCGGACTCCGCGTCCTGGCCGGCGGCGACGATCTCATCGGGGGCGAAGGCGCCGTCGTCGGGTGCGGGGGACGCCACCGGGTGCGCCGGAGGCACGACGCCGGGGCGCCGTGCGGCGATGACGGCGACCCCGAGCAGGAGGACCCCTTTGATGACGTCGGCGATGGAGGAGGGGATGCTGCCGGTCGCCGACTGCATGCCGATCGCCCCGACGGTGAGCGCGGAGAAGAAGACCGCTGCCAGGACGATACCGACCGGCAGGAGTCCGCCGAGCAGGGCCACGGCGAGGCCGGAGAAGCCGACCCCGCCGGAGACCGAACCCATGAGGCGGTCGTTGACCCCGGCGACCTGCATCCAGCCGACCACGCCGGCGCCGATGCCGGAGATCAGCATGGTGCTGTACAGCGTGCGGGACCGCGTGGCGCCGAGGCGCAGCGCCAGCGCGGGGCGCTCCGCGAAGACGGCGACGCGCGTGGCGCCGGCGGTGCGCCGCCACCATTCGAAGAGCACGACGGCCACGATCACCAGCAGCACGCCGACGTGCGCGCGGGTGCCGGGGATGACATCCGGCAACGCGGAGGCATCAGGGAGGCGTTCGCTCTGCGGCGTCGCCGTGTTCTCGGCACTGGCGAGCCAGGTGCGCAGCGAGAACCCCAGGATCCCGGTCGCGACGTAGTTCAGCAGCAGGGTCGACAGGATCACGTTCACCCGCCAGCGCACGGCGAGCCAGGCCGGCACGAGGGCGAACGCGGCGCCGCCGATCGCCCCGGCGATGATCCCCGCCGGGAGGTAGAGGACGGCGGGTGCCGCATCCCCGGTGACCGTGCGGATGCCGAGGATCGTCGCGGTGGCGGCGATCGCGCCGATCGTGACCTGGCCCTCCGCGCCGACCGAGAACACCCCTGCGCGCAGCGCCGGGATGAGCGTGAGAGCGACGATCGCGATGGGCACGGTGCCGATCAGCAGCTCCCCGACCCGGTAGGGGGAGCTCGAGACGCCCTCCACGAGTCCGCGCAGCCCGACCAGCGGGTCGGCCCCCGCGAAGAGGATGAGCGCCGTGGCGACGACGAGGACGACGAGGACGACGACCGCCGTCACCGCCCCGCTGCGCGCACGCGCTGTGTTCACCGCGGCTCCTCGTCGTGGACGTGACCGCAGTTGTCCACCGGGCCCGGCAGGAGCACGTCCACGAACTGCTGCGACACGGCGTCGATGAGTCCGCGTTCGGTGAGTCCCAGGTCGGGCACGACGTACAGGCCGACGAACGACAGGATGATGTAGGGCGAGGAGATGGGGCAGCCGAGCCCCGCGGTCACCGCGTGCCCGTTCGCGAGGGCCGCCGCGGTCTCCTCGAACGGCGCCGCGCTCATCATGCCGCCGACCGGCAGGGGGACCCTCGCGAGCACCTCGCCGTCCGCGACGGTGACGTACCCGCCGCCCATCCGGCCGAGCTCCTCCACGGCCAGGCGCATCGAATCGTCGTCCACCCCGACCACCGAGATGTTCATGTTCGGGCAGTTCATCGTGATGGCGATCGCTCCTCGGCGGAGCCCGAAGCCGCGCACGAAGCCGATCCCGGTGAGGGCGTCGCCGTGGTGCCGGTCGACGACCGCGATCTTCAGCACATCCTGTGCGGGGTCCGCCGCGACGGACCCGCCGGCAACCGGCAGAGTCGCGGTGAAGGCCCGCTTGAAGTAGCCGTTGTACATCGCCATCGCCCGCACCTGGACGGATGCGGCACCCTCCGGCGCGGCGACACGGAAGAGGTCCTCCGGCAGCACCTCGGGCAGCCGCATCGTGTCGGTCGTCCAGGCGGGGATCTCATCGGTGTTGCGGAACAGCGCGGTCCCGCCCTGGGCGACGATCGCGCCCGCGACGATCACGGTGGACGGCCGCACCTCGGCGAGATCGGGGATGATCTGCAGGTCGGCCAGGCGGGAGGGGGCGAGCAGCCCCAGCACCTGGTCGAGCCGGTAATAGGCGGCGGGCTGGGTGGTCGCCATCCGGTACGCCTGCTGGGGGTCGATGCCGAAGCGGATCGCCTGCCGCACGTGGTGGTCGATGTGGCCCTGCGTGGTGAGGTCCAGGGCGTGCTTGTCGTCGGCGCAGAAGCAGAGGCTGGGCAGCGCCGGCGCGATCGCGTCGAGGTCCGCGAACAGCGGCACCGTGTTGTCCGTGAGCGACGAGCCCATGACGGTGACCATGGCGCCCAGTCGGGTCCGCTCCAGTGCCTCGTCGATGGTCGCGGCGTTGTGGTCGTCGCTCACACCGGCGGCGAGGTAGCCCCAGAGCGACTCCCCGGTCTGCGCGGCCGTGTGGCCGGTGATGCGCCTGCCGGCCGCGAGGGCTTCGCGGAAGCGGGCGGTGGAGACCTCGCCGTAGTCGAAGGGGTTGCTCTCGCCGAGGGTGAGGGTGACGTCGTCGTGGAGACGCGCCAGCACGGTCTCCTCGGGGATGACGGCGCCGCCGAGCTCGAGGTCGAACGACCCCGGTGTCGTCGGGGAGACCTGCTGGAAGACATGCAACGGCGTCCTCGTCTGCAGGAGGAAGTCCATGCCGGCGGCTCCCCAGACGTTGGCCGCACCGTTGGGATCGGTGAGCACGGTCGTCGTGCCGCGTGCCACGGAGAGGCGCGCGAGCTCACCGGGCGTGAGGTTGGTGTACTCGATGTGGAGATGCGCGTCGATGAATCCGGGGACGACGTGGCATCCACCGGCGTCGATCTCCTTCGCAGCCTGGGCCACATGCCCCCACGGGGTCAGGGTGGCGATGTGACGGCCGGCGATCAGCACGTCCCGTTCGAGCCACTCATGCGTGCCGGGGGACTGCACCAGCCCACCGCGCACGATGAGGTCCGGCGCCTCGTGTCCCGCGGCGACCGCACGCAATCGCACGAGCTCGGCAGTCGTGGGCAGCAGATCGTTGAGTTCGGTCATGTCGTCTCCTCCGTATCCGCGTCGAGTCCGGCCATCGCCGCACCCACGCGTTCCGTCGTCGCCTCGTCGGCGGGTAGATCGGCGACGAGGCGCCCGGAGAACAGCACGACCACACGGTCGGCGATCGCCCGGATCTCCTCGAGGTCATGCGATGCCACGAGCACCGCGGCGCCGGCTTCGGCGGCATCCACGAGCCTGTCGCGGATCGCCTGCGCCGCGCGCAGGTCGAGACCCTGCGTCGGGCCGTAGGCGAGCACGGCGCGGGGCGCGCCGTCCGTCGTCCCCTGCCATCGGCGGCCCAGTTCGCGCGCGGCGAGCAGCTTCTGCTGGTTGCCGCCGGAGAGCCCGCCGGCGGCCAGCGTCGGCACGGGCGGACGCACGTCGAAGCCGGCGAGTGCGGTCGCCGCCCGCTCGCGTCGGGAGCCGCGCTCGGCGCGTGGTTCCGCTGCGCCCTGCGCCGCGTCGTAGAGCGCGAGCGTGTCGGCGAGGTTCATCGTGGCGACGAGACCCTCGGAGCGCTCTTCCGGGATCCACGCCACGCCGCCGCGCAGCAGCTCGACGGCGCGCGGATCCGTGCGGTCTCCGAAGACGAGTCGGCCGGAGGAGGGGCGGCGGATCCCGGCGAGGACGTCGAGCAGGGTGTTCTGGCCGCTCCCGGCGACGCCGGCGACGCCGACGATCTCACCGGCGTGGAGGGTGAGGGTGACCTCGTGGAGGGCCGAGTCGGTGTCGGATGCCGCGCTGACCGCCTCCGCGGCGAGCACGGCCTCCCCGCGGAGGCGGGGGGTGCGCGGAGCGGGATCGGGGAGATCGCCGACCATGAGGCGGGCCACCTCGTTCGCGCTGAGCCCACGGGCCGGGCCGTGGTGTACGCGGCGGCCGTGCGAGAGCACGGTGACCTCGTCCGCGACCGCGCGGACCTCGTCGAGCCGGTGGGTGATGAGCACGATGGCGGTGCCGAGGTCGCACAGCTGGCGCAGGTGTGCGAAGAGGCCGCCGACCTCGACCGGGCCGAGGCTCGCGGTCGGTTCGTCCAGGATGAGGGTCGTCGCGCCCTCGGCCAGGGCGACGACGATCTCGCCGAGCTGCCGGTGCGCCTGACTCAGCGAGGCGGTGGGGACGTCGATGTCCACGCTGACCCCCGCCCGTTCGAGCGTCTCGGTGAGGATCCGGCGGGCGGTGCCGCGGCGCGCGAGGCGGCGCTCGCCGACCAGGAGGAAGTTCTCGACCAGGCTGAGCTCGCCCACGAGGCTGAGCTGCTGGGGGACCATGTTCACACCCCGGGCCTTGCCCTCGGCGCGGTCGCGCGGGGCGTAGGCGGCGCCGCCGAAGGTCATGCGGCCGGCGTCCGCGGGTTCGATGCCGGCGAGGATCTTCGCGAGCGTCGACTTGCCGGCGCCGTTCTCCCCGACCAGGGCGTGGACCGTCCCGGGGTGCACGACGATGTCGACGTCGTCGAGGGCGCGCACCGCCCCGAATGCCTTGGAGACCGACCGGGCGGCGAGCGCCCGGTCGGTCGTGATCCCCGGAGCGGTCATCAGGGGATGGTGATGGATCCGTCGCTGATGCCGGCGATGAGCTCGTCGACCTTCGCGGTCACGTCGGAGGGCACGCGGCCCTCGACGTCGTTGATCTTCTTGTAGGTGAGGCCGCCGTTGGCGAGGGTCGAGACGACGCCGTCACCGCCGAAGCCGCCGTCGCGCACCTCGTCGATCCACGCCTTCAGGATCGGGTACATGTCGAGGTCCACCGTGGAGACGTTGGTCGCGAGGGCGGCCTCGCCGGCGGCGGGGGACACGCCGACGGAGAGCACGCCGGCCTCTGCCGCGGCGGCACCCACACCGGCGGCGATACCGTCGCCGGTCGTGTAGACGAGATCGGCGCCCTGGTCGATCAGACCCTTCGTCGCGGAGGCGGCCGCCTCCGCATCGTCGAAGCTGCCGGCGTAGACGACCGGCAGGAGCGTGGCGGCGGGGTTCGCTGCGGCGACGCCGAGCTGGAAGAACTCGTCGGTGACCTTGACGAAATCGAGCTCCATGCTCTCCACGCGGCCCACGACGGCGGCGCCGGTGAGTCCGGCGATGTAGCCCGACAGGTAGCCGACCTGGGTGGCGTCGTAGGTCCAGGTCTCGACGTTGTCGGTCCCCTTCTCGAGGATGTCGACCCCGCCGGACGCGGTGAAATCGACGTCCGGGAAGTCCTCGGCGACGGAGAAGATCGCGTCCCCGAGCTCGATGCCGTGGCCGACGATCAGGTCGAAGCCCTGGCTGGCGAAGTCGGCGATGACCGGCTCGCTGGTGGCCGGGTCCGCCATCTGCTCACGGAGTTCGTACTCGATGAGTCCTTCGTCCGCCAACCGGGCGAGGGCATCGGCGAGCGCCTGGTTGAAGGCTCCGTCGTTGGCGTTGCCGGGGGTGAGCGCGCCCACGCGGATGACGTCGGACGCCGCGGCGGCGGGTTCCGCGGACGACGAGTCGGCGGCGCAGCCGGTCAGCACGAGGGCGGCCGTTGCGGCGACCGCGGCGGCGGTGGAGAGGGTTTTGAGGCGCATGACGGGTCCTTTGTCTGGGCAGTGGGATGTCTCGGGGATCAGGACGAGGGGGTGCCGGCGGTCACGGTGAACCCGTCTGCGAGGGTGGCACCGACGAACGCCGCGCTGTCCGGGGACCAGTGCGCGACCACAGCGCCGGAGGATCGCTCGAAGCAGGGATCCAGGGCGACGGCCGCGGCCCCCGCATCCGGATGCAGGGCCTCGTCGTCGATGCAGATCACGGGGGTTCCGTGCAGCTCCCGCAGTTCCCCCACCGCGGGCAGGCGGCCGTCGCGGGACAGCCCCAGTACCGCCGCGGTGGCGAGGAACCCGCGCAGGGCGATGTCGTCGGCGCACAGGGCGGCGCTCTTGCCGCATCCGTCGGTCCAGGTGATGCGGCCGTCGTGGTCCACGCGGACGGCCCCGTGCTGGGTGCCGAGCTCGGCATCCCCCTGACCGCGCACGTCGATCGTCACCTCGAACCGGTCGCCGTCCCGCGCGACGTGGATGAGCTCCGTGTAGAGCGGCTCGGCCTTCGTCCCGCGGACGTCGTAGGCGTCCGGCCACGCCGCGACGACGGGCGCGAGTTCGACGAACGAGGGCGATGACGGGGCCAGGGCGGATCCGGTGATCGCCGACGCGACGACGACCGCCGCGGCAGCGGAGGCTGCCAGGACGATCCCGTCACGCCGGCGGATGCTCATCGTCCTCGTGCCTCCGCGACCGCGGCGAGCTCCGCGTGCAGCCGGCTCTTCGTCTCGGGCTCCGCGAACGAGGCGTCGATGGATCGCGCGGCGAATCCGACGAGGTCGGCGTAGGTGAACCCGAACTGCTGGGCGGCGACCGACCAGTCGCTCTCCAGGGTGCTGCCGAGTGGAGCCGGGTCGTCGGTGTTCAGCGTGACCTGGACGCCCGCCTCCAGCAGCCGCCGCACCGGGTGCTCCGGCCAGGAGGGATAGATGCCGAGCGACACGTTCGAGCGCGGGCAGACGCCCAGGCTGATGCCGTCGGCGACGAGCCGCTCGAGGAGTGCGGGGTCTTCGATGGACCGCACGCCGTGGTCGATGCGCTCGGCCTGGAGGAGCTCCACGGCGTCCCAGACGCCCTCGGGCCCGCTGGACTCGCCAGCGTGCACGGTGCGCCGGAGGCCTCCGGATGCCGCGAGCGCGAACGCGGTCCGGAACTTCTCGCCGGTGCGTCCGCTGACCTTCTCGTCACCGTCCACGGAGAGGGCGATCACACGCCGGGGGCGCAGCTCGAGGATGTCCCGGACGATCCGCTCGGCTTCCTCGGCGCTCTGGCTGCGCAACAGGGAGTAGGCGATGCGCACCTCGCACAGGCCGTCCTGCTCTGCCTCGTCGAACCCGGTGGCGAACGCCTCCAGGAGGTCGAATTCGCGCCCGCGCCACGCGTTCCAGTGGGTGGGGTTGACGATCACGTCGCTGTACCGGATGCCGGATGCGCTCTGACGGACGGCGAAGGCGTACGCCACGCGGGCGGCCTGAGCCGGGGTGCGCACCAGCCCGCACTGCCAGTCCAGGAACCGGAGGAAGCCGGTCAGGCCGGCGGCGCCTGCTCCCGCCCCTCCTCCGGTGGTCACCGCCGGAGCGGTGAACGCGTCGTGCGTCGTGATGTCGAACAGCGTCGCCGCGGGACCGGGCAGGGCGACCTGGTTCTCCTTGGCGAGAGTCAGGATGTCGAGCAGCGAGAACGTGCCTTCGAGGTGGATGTGCACCTCGGCCTTGGGCAGGGCGCGGATGGCATCCTCGTCGATGTGCTCGAGAACGGTGGGGTGGTGCATGAGGGCCTTTCGCCGCGAACGGGATACACAGGAACGCTAGCGACGTCGTCGCCACTTGTTGACAAGCAAACGCATCATTGTTCGGAACTTGTAACGCCCGTGTAATCCGCCCTCAGATTCTGGGGGTTTTCGCAAGTACAGTGAAAACGGTTCGTAGTACTTGTTCACAAGGAGTCGATTCGATGGAAACCACGCTGTCCGATGCCGACCTCGCGCACCTGCGCGAGAGCATCCGCGTCGCCGAGAACGCGCGGGCAGAGGGCACGCATCCGTTCGGCTCGATCGTCGTCAGTGCGGCGGGTGAGGTCGTCGCCTCGTGCGGCAACAACTCGCTCCCGCCCGAGGGTGACCCGACACAGCACGCCGAGCTGCAGGCGGTCGCGGCGGCGTTCCGGGTCCTCGGGGCGGAGGGCATGGCCGGCTCGACGCTGTTCACGAGCGCGGAGCCGTGCGCGATGTGCGCGGGCGCGGCGTACTGGACCGGGATCGACCGGGTCGTCTACGCGCTCTCCGAGCACCGTCTGCTCGAGCTCACCGGAGACCACCCGGAGAACCCCACGTTCTCGCTGCCT
The sequence above is a segment of the Microbacterium caowuchunii genome. Coding sequences within it:
- a CDS encoding adenine deaminase C-terminal domain-containing protein produces the protein MTELNDLLPTTAELVRLRAVAAGHEAPDLIVRGGLVQSPGTHEWLERDVLIAGRHIATLTPWGHVAQAAKEIDAGGCHVVPGFIDAHLHIEYTNLTPGELARLSVARGTTTVLTDPNGAANVWGAAGMDFLLQTRTPLHVFQQVSPTTPGSFDLELGGAVIPEETVLARLHDDVTLTLGESNPFDYGEVSTARFREALAAGRRITGHTAAQTGESLWGYLAAGVSDDHNAATIDEALERTRLGAMVTVMGSSLTDNTVPLFADLDAIAPALPSLCFCADDKHALDLTTQGHIDHHVRQAIRFGIDPQQAYRMATTQPAAYYRLDQVLGLLAPSRLADLQIIPDLAEVRPSTVIVAGAIVAQGGTALFRNTDEIPAWTTDTMRLPEVLPEDLFRVAAPEGAASVQVRAMAMYNGYFKRAFTATLPVAGGSVAADPAQDVLKIAVVDRHHGDALTGIGFVRGFGLRRGAIAITMNCPNMNISVVGVDDDSMRLAVEELGRMGGGYVTVADGEVLARVPLPVGGMMSAAPFEETAAALANGHAVTAGLGCPISSPYIILSFVGLYVVPDLGLTERGLIDAVSQQFVDVLLPGPVDNCGHVHDEEPR
- a CDS encoding ABC transporter permease; translation: MNTARARSGAVTAVVVLVVLVVATALILFAGADPLVGLRGLVEGVSSSPYRVGELLIGTVPIAIVALTLIPALRAGVFSVGAEGQVTIGAIAATATILGIRTVTGDAAPAVLYLPAGIIAGAIGGAAFALVPAWLAVRWRVNVILSTLLLNYVATGILGFSLRTWLASAENTATPQSERLPDASALPDVIPGTRAHVGVLLVIVAVVLFEWWRRTAGATRVAVFAERPALALRLGATRSRTLYSTMLISGIGAGVVGWMQVAGVNDRLMGSVSGGVGFSGLAVALLGGLLPVGIVLAAVFFSALTVGAIGMQSATGSIPSSIADVIKGVLLLGVAVIAARRPGVVPPAHPVASPAPDDGAFAPDEIVAAGQDAESAGLAASETADREVAR
- a CDS encoding ABC transporter ATP-binding protein codes for the protein MTAPGITTDRALAARSVSKAFGAVRALDDVDIVVHPGTVHALVGENGAGKSTLAKILAGIEPADAGRMTFGGAAYAPRDRAEGKARGVNMVPQQLSLVGELSLVENFLLVGERRLARRGTARRILTETLERAGVSVDIDVPTASLSQAHRQLGEIVVALAEGATTLILDEPTASLGPVEVGGLFAHLRQLCDLGTAIVLITHRLDEVRAVADEVTVLSHGRRVHHGPARGLSANEVARLMVGDLPDPAPRTPRLRGEAVLAAEAVSAASDTDSALHEVTLTLHAGEIVGVAGVAGSGQNTLLDVLAGIRRPSSGRLVFGDRTDPRAVELLRGGVAWIPEERSEGLVATMNLADTLALYDAAQGAAEPRAERGSRRERAATALAGFDVRPPVPTLAAGGLSGGNQQKLLAARELGRRWQGTTDGAPRAVLAYGPTQGLDLRAAQAIRDRLVDAAEAGAAVLVASHDLEEIRAIADRVVVLFSGRLVADLPADEATTERVGAAMAGLDADTEETT
- a CDS encoding BMP family lipoprotein — its product is MRLKTLSTAAAVAATAALVLTGCAADSSSAEPAAAASDVIRVGALTPGNANDGAFNQALADALARLADEGLIEYELREQMADPATSEPVIADFASQGFDLIVGHGIELGDAIFSVAEDFPDVDFTASGGVDILEKGTDNVETWTYDATQVGYLSGYIAGLTGAAVVGRVESMELDFVKVTDEFFQLGVAAANPAATLLPVVYAGSFDDAEAAASATKGLIDQGADLVYTTGDGIAAGVGAAAAEAGVLSVGVSPAAGEAALATNVSTVDLDMYPILKAWIDEVRDGGFGGDGVVSTLANGGLTYKKINDVEGRVPSDVTAKVDELIAGISDGSITIP
- the add gene encoding adenosine deaminase is translated as MHHPTVLEHIDEDAIRALPKAEVHIHLEGTFSLLDILTLAKENQVALPGPAATLFDITTHDAFTAPAVTTGGGAGAGAAGLTGFLRFLDWQCGLVRTPAQAARVAYAFAVRQSASGIRYSDVIVNPTHWNAWRGREFDLLEAFATGFDEAEQDGLCEVRIAYSLLRSQSAEEAERIVRDILELRPRRVIALSVDGDEKVSGRTGEKFRTAFALAASGGLRRTVHAGESSGPEGVWDAVELLQAERIDHGVRSIEDPALLERLVADGISLGVCPRSNVSLGIYPSWPEHPVRRLLEAGVQVTLNTDDPAPLGSTLESDWSVAAQQFGFTYADLVGFAARSIDASFAEPETKSRLHAELAAVAEARGR
- a CDS encoding nucleoside deaminase; the protein is METTLSDADLAHLRESIRVAENARAEGTHPFGSIVVSAAGEVVASCGNNSLPPEGDPTQHAELQAVAAAFRVLGAEGMAGSTLFTSAEPCAMCAGAAYWTGIDRVVYALSEHRLLELTGDHPENPTFSLPCREVFARGQRPIEVVGPLLEDEAAAAHIGFWN